One genomic region from Deltaproteobacteria bacterium encodes:
- a CDS encoding GIY-YIG nuclease family protein yields MAVIPLQGRANGSDIVVTSQLATRVWQHESKVVEGFSAKYGVDKLVYYEAHGCAETAIVREKQLKKR; encoded by the coding sequence CTGGCCGTCATTCCCCTTCAAGGACGTGCCAACGGGTCCGACATTGTGGTGACCTCACAGCTGGCAACGCGGGTGTGGCAGCATGAGAGCAAGGTAGTGGAGGGTTTTTCGGCCAAGTACGGCGTTGACAAGCTGGTCTACTACGAAGCGCACGGCTGCGCAGAGACCGCAATCGTGCGGGAGAAGCAGCTGAAGAAGCG